One stretch of Longimicrobiaceae bacterium DNA includes these proteins:
- a CDS encoding PAS domain S-box protein has protein sequence MEIELRRVIDALPGVVWTALPDGNVDFVNQFWCDHTGFSPERSRGRGWLAAFAPEDLTDLRERWRSILASGQAGEMKARLRRSDGWYRWSIVRARPLTGEAGRIVKWCGTIHEIEEDVTEDISVQRAQADVELRRSEARKTAILDSALDCIVTMDHEGRITEFNPAAERTFGFSREQVLGRPLAEVIIPPHQREAHWQGLARYLATEEPHVLGRRVEMTALRADGTEFPVELAITRIPLEGPPSFTGYLRDVTGRRQAEDELRRSEALLAEAQRLSLTGSFYWRVASDDVTLSEQTYRTYGFQPGEPVTLEMIGARTHPQDVRLLREMIAEARGPGSDLDYEYRLMLPDGTVKHLHLVARGSHGTNGELEYIGAVQDVTQRRLSEEALGQAQSELAHVTRATTLGALTASIAHEVNQPLSGILTNASTCLKMLASEPPNLEGARETARRTIRDGQRASEVVGRLRALFANKGTATEAIDLNDAAREVIALSSGEMQRGRVLLRTELAEDLPHVTGDRVQLQQVMLNLLRNALDAMSEVHDRPRELLIRTGREEGDRVRLSVRDAGEGLQAEGMDRLFDVFYTTKRGGMGVGLAVSRSIVESHRGRLWAEPNDGPGATFSFSIPALSAQTDARVGSPPGGTTA, from the coding sequence ATGGAGATCGAGCTCAGGCGCGTGATCGACGCGCTCCCGGGGGTCGTCTGGACCGCGCTCCCCGATGGGAACGTCGATTTCGTCAATCAATTCTGGTGCGACCACACCGGATTCTCTCCCGAAAGATCCCGCGGACGTGGGTGGCTGGCTGCTTTCGCGCCCGAGGATCTGACTGACCTGCGTGAGCGCTGGCGTTCCATCCTCGCTTCGGGTCAGGCTGGCGAAATGAAGGCGCGTCTGCGTCGGTCCGACGGGTGGTATCGATGGTCGATCGTTCGCGCTCGTCCCCTGACCGGCGAAGCAGGCCGGATCGTCAAGTGGTGCGGGACGATCCACGAAATCGAGGAGGACGTGACGGAGGACATCTCCGTGCAGCGCGCGCAGGCCGACGTGGAGCTGAGGCGGAGTGAAGCGCGCAAGACGGCCATCCTGGATTCGGCCCTCGACTGCATCGTCACGATGGATCACGAGGGTCGCATCACCGAGTTCAATCCGGCCGCCGAGCGGACGTTCGGCTTCTCTCGCGAACAGGTTCTGGGCAGGCCGCTGGCCGAGGTGATCATCCCTCCCCACCAGCGGGAGGCGCACTGGCAGGGACTCGCCCGCTACCTTGCCACCGAGGAGCCGCACGTGCTCGGGAGGAGGGTCGAGATGACGGCTCTACGGGCGGACGGCACCGAGTTCCCCGTCGAGCTCGCCATCACTCGCATCCCGCTGGAGGGCCCTCCCTCGTTTACCGGCTACCTGCGCGACGTCACGGGACGCAGGCAGGCCGAGGACGAGCTGAGACGCAGTGAAGCACTTCTCGCCGAGGCACAGCGGCTGAGTCTGACGGGCAGCTTCTACTGGCGGGTGGCGAGCGATGACGTAACGCTGTCCGAGCAAACCTACCGCACATATGGCTTCCAGCCTGGCGAGCCGGTGACGCTCGAGATGATCGGGGCGCGAACTCACCCGCAGGACGTCAGGCTGCTGCGTGAGATGATCGCGGAGGCGCGAGGCCCCGGGAGTGATCTGGACTATGAATACCGGCTGATGTTGCCGGATGGAACGGTCAAACACCTGCACCTGGTCGCGCGCGGAAGCCATGGCACGAACGGCGAGCTCGAGTACATCGGCGCGGTCCAGGATGTGACGCAGCGCCGACTCTCCGAGGAGGCGCTCGGCCAGGCTCAGTCAGAGCTTGCCCACGTCACACGGGCAACCACGCTCGGGGCGTTGACCGCGTCCATTGCGCACGAGGTCAACCAGCCGCTTTCGGGAATCCTCACCAACGCCAGTACGTGCCTCAAGATGCTGGCATCCGAACCGCCGAACCTGGAGGGTGCTCGCGAGACCGCACGCAGGACGATTCGGGATGGACAGAGAGCATCGGAGGTGGTCGGCCGACTGCGCGCCCTCTTCGCCAACAAGGGCACGGCGACGGAGGCCATCGACCTGAACGATGCGGCCCGGGAGGTGATTGCGCTCTCGTCCGGCGAGATGCAGAGGGGTCGGGTGCTATTGCGAACCGAGCTAGCGGAAGACCTGCCTCACGTCACCGGCGATCGCGTCCAGCTACAGCAGGTGATGCTGAATCTCCTGCGCAACGCTCTGGACGCGATGAGCGAGGTCCACGATCGCCCGAGGGAGCTGCTGATCCGAACGGGGCGAGAGGAGGGCGATCGCGTGCGGCTGAGCGTGCGGGATGCCGGAGAAGGTCTGCAGGCCGAGGGAATGGACAGGCTCTTCGACGTGTTCTACACCACCAAGCGCGGTGGTATGGGCGTCGGGCTGGCGGTCAGCCGCTCGATCGTGGAGAGCCATCGCGGCCGACTATGGGCGGAACCCAATGATGGTCCGGGCGCCACATTCTCTTTTTCCATTCCCGCGCTGTCTGCGCAGACCGACGCCAGGGTCGGCTCGCCACCAGGCGGAACGACGGCGTGA
- a CDS encoding response regulator transcription factor — translation MSQTTPIVFVVDDDISVRESLELLILSAGWHPETFASAQDFLSHPRIAAPSCLVLDVSLPDLNGLELQKHLAADRTDMPIIFITGYGDIPTTVRAMKAGAVEFLTKPFGDDVLLAAIQHAIERSENALSREQEIQGLREAYASLTPREREVMALVVTGRLNKRVGRELGISEITVKAHRGKVMRKMKARSLPDLVTMAATLGLATPPPAPVGESGGAH, via the coding sequence ATGTCGCAGACCACACCCATCGTGTTTGTCGTGGACGACGATATCTCGGTACGCGAGTCGCTCGAGCTGCTGATCCTCTCGGCGGGCTGGCATCCGGAGACGTTCGCGTCCGCGCAGGACTTCCTTTCCCATCCCCGGATCGCCGCACCGAGCTGTCTCGTGCTCGACGTCAGCCTGCCAGACCTGAACGGACTGGAGCTGCAGAAGCACCTCGCCGCCGATCGAACGGACATGCCCATCATCTTCATCACCGGCTACGGCGATATCCCCACGACCGTCCGCGCGATGAAGGCGGGAGCAGTCGAGTTCCTGACGAAACCTTTCGGCGACGACGTGTTGTTGGCCGCGATCCAACACGCCATCGAGCGCAGCGAGAACGCGCTGTCACGGGAGCAGGAGATCCAGGGCCTCCGTGAGGCGTACGCCTCGCTCACCCCACGCGAACGCGAGGTCATGGCGCTGGTAGTCACCGGTCGTCTGAACAAGCGGGTGGGCCGCGAGCTCGGCATCAGCGAGATCACGGTGAAGGCCCATCGAGGCAAGGTGATGCGGAAGATGAAAGCCAGATCCCTGCCCGACCTCGTGACGATGGCCGCGACGCTCGGTCTCGCGACACCGCCCCCCGCCCCGGTCGGCGAATCAGGGGGCGCCCACTAG
- a CDS encoding AAA family ATPase, producing MTGSGYVFEVLRSGGEFTLYRARKAGEPPVLALAVTGPYPSPQSDERLAHEYELAAELDSAWAARPLALTRLEGQLMLLLEDCGGEPLDLVLERSEGRPLELESVLRIASDLAAALGKVHCRGLVHRDIKPANILIDESGRVRLMGFGIASRFQGEQRSPSPPELIAGTLAYMAPERTGRMNRSIDARSDLYSLGVTLYELLTGTLPFTALDPMEWIHSQLARQAVPPSGIVSGLPPPVDAIVLKLLAKDPEDRYRTAAGLEADLRRCLAAWMAHGRIDPFPLGQQDVPDRLLLPEKLYGREAEIQVLLTAFERVATQGRTELVLVSGHAGIGKSSIVNELHRALVPRRGWFAAGKFDQYKRDIPYATLAQAFQLLVRQILSRNDAELERWRRDLLAALEPNGQLMLNLIPELELVIGEQPPLPQVDPQYAQARFYQAFRGLLGVFATPEHPLVLFVDDLQWLDAGTLEVLQRLVTDPEVRHLLLIGAYRENEIQPEHPLSRTLTTVRQVGAALSEIALGPLQVDHLARLSADALYTDSTRTHELAVLLGEKTAGNPFFAIQFITSLAEEGLLSFDADNSAWRWDIGRVRAKGITDNVAELLSAKLSRLPANTSEALSQLACLGNIAPISTVALVRGSTPDEVHSLLRPAVEAGLIRHDDGAVAFTHDHIQEAAYALIPSVDRAAAHLRIGRVLLSLTPPAELEENIFEVVNQLDRGATALESSSERERVAELNLLAGRRAMTSSAYASAQALFIAGMEALGENGRENRHRLSLDLELCLAECEIVVGDLASAEERLTRLSSEARELVDQAKVVCLTVLLYFSTGRSLRAAEVALGFLPRVGINWPMRPSEAKVRREYQRLRCNLAARSLESLRELPPMSDPISLIAMTVLMELFPAAYAIDRYLMELVLLRMSNLSLKLGNCESSAVAYSALNMALGSHFADYTTAYGLGQLAREMVDARGADRFRGRVYSLFAAFTLPWSEHLPRCQPLMKHAFEVASSRGDAAFAAYDARNSVTHLLACGVPLTQVQREAEQAIEFARKIQLGMETERFFSQLELVKRLRGLSGVDRPEDEEWARQDVEGAPGVAMMVCYFWVFRLQARLLAGDIRAALEADARVAPIRWAMRSSIEEAEYDFYAALTRAAAADNAIGKDRGDHLGALRNHHERIAAWAESCPENFASRKALLSAEIARLEGGEAEARSWYDAAIQLARKQGFVQNEALANELAGRFHEALGLTTIADAYLRNARDCFERWGALAKVRQLDERYPHLRARTLPGPLRATIDKSVAQLDIEVVDRASQTLSSEMVLPSLLEKLMRLTVEHAGAERGLLVLLRGGELHVEAEAKTAGGSVEVTVQGIGVTPVDLPQSVLQYVRRTGERVVLDDASAGGLDPDDEYVRHNRPRSVLCLPIFKETKVIGALYLENNLTPSAFTSERVAVLDFLASQSAIWLENARLYSELRRSEALLREAQHLSSTGSWFWRADQDVLDFSEQACRIYELKPGETVTVDLIEDRTHPEDLSILRELFAAARGPATDLDGHYRAQMPDGAVKHLHLVAHGSYGASGELEYTGAIQDVTRRQLAEEALTEARSELAHVARATTLGTLTASIAHEVSQPLSGIITNSSTCLRMLDANPPNVEGAKETVRRTIRDGHRASDVINRLRALFGNKGYVYEPVDLNDAAREVIALTRNELQSGRVAVRADLAADLPSVMGDRVQLQQVVLNLLLNASEAMSDVDPHSRQVVIRTECEEGDRVRLSVQDTGMGLDLESLDSLFEPFYSTKANGMGMGLSVSRSIVETHGGRLWAAPNSGSGATFSFSLPRASENVRQSTAPRVTRKNAPTPPQG from the coding sequence ATGACGGGTTCCGGATATGTGTTCGAAGTCCTGAGGTCCGGCGGGGAGTTCACCCTCTATCGGGCTCGCAAAGCCGGGGAGCCGCCGGTGCTCGCCCTGGCGGTCACCGGGCCCTATCCGTCGCCGCAGAGCGACGAGCGCCTGGCGCACGAATACGAACTGGCGGCTGAGCTCGACTCCGCGTGGGCAGCGCGACCGCTGGCCCTCACCCGCCTCGAAGGTCAATTGATGCTCCTGCTCGAGGACTGCGGCGGTGAGCCCCTGGATCTCGTCCTGGAGCGCTCGGAGGGGCGGCCCCTGGAGCTGGAATCCGTCCTTCGGATCGCCAGCGACCTGGCAGCGGCTCTCGGGAAGGTGCACTGCCGCGGTCTCGTCCACAGGGACATCAAGCCTGCGAACATCCTCATCGACGAATCTGGCCGCGTCCGGCTCATGGGGTTCGGAATCGCCTCGCGGTTTCAAGGCGAGCAACGCTCACCCAGCCCGCCCGAGCTGATAGCCGGCACGCTCGCCTACATGGCACCTGAGCGGACCGGCCGCATGAATCGTTCGATCGATGCCCGCAGCGACCTCTACTCGCTGGGGGTTACCCTCTACGAGCTGCTCACGGGCACTCTGCCGTTCACCGCTCTGGATCCGATGGAGTGGATCCATTCTCAGCTCGCCCGACAGGCAGTGCCGCCGAGCGGGATCGTATCCGGGCTGCCACCACCGGTTGACGCGATCGTCCTGAAGCTCCTCGCAAAAGATCCTGAGGATCGCTACAGAACCGCCGCCGGTTTGGAGGCGGACCTTCGCAGATGCCTCGCCGCATGGATGGCGCACGGACGGATCGACCCCTTTCCCCTCGGCCAACAGGACGTCCCCGATCGGCTGCTGCTGCCGGAAAAGCTGTACGGGCGGGAAGCGGAGATCCAGGTCCTGCTGACCGCTTTCGAGCGAGTCGCCACCCAGGGGAGGACGGAACTGGTCCTGGTGTCGGGCCACGCCGGGATCGGGAAGTCCTCCATCGTGAACGAGCTCCACAGGGCACTCGTGCCGAGGCGAGGATGGTTCGCGGCCGGAAAGTTCGACCAGTACAAACGCGACATTCCATACGCGACCCTGGCGCAGGCATTTCAGCTTCTGGTCCGGCAGATTCTCAGTCGGAATGATGCGGAGCTCGAGCGCTGGCGCCGCGACCTGCTTGCGGCACTGGAGCCGAACGGGCAGCTGATGTTGAACCTGATCCCGGAGCTCGAGCTCGTCATCGGCGAACAGCCGCCCCTTCCGCAGGTCGATCCGCAATACGCACAGGCACGCTTCTATCAGGCTTTCCGCGGCCTCCTCGGCGTCTTCGCGACTCCGGAACATCCGCTCGTCCTGTTTGTCGACGACCTGCAGTGGCTGGACGCGGGCACCCTGGAGGTGCTGCAGCGACTGGTCACAGATCCGGAGGTTCGCCATCTCCTGCTGATCGGCGCCTACAGGGAGAACGAAATCCAGCCCGAGCACCCGCTCTCGAGGACTCTGACAACGGTTCGCCAGGTCGGAGCCGCACTCTCCGAGATCGCGCTGGGCCCCCTGCAGGTGGACCACCTGGCACGGCTCTCCGCGGACGCACTCTACACCGATTCGACGCGGACGCACGAGTTGGCGGTACTGCTGGGGGAGAAGACCGCAGGGAACCCGTTCTTCGCCATCCAGTTCATTACCTCGCTGGCCGAGGAGGGGCTGCTTTCATTCGATGCCGACAACTCCGCCTGGCGGTGGGACATCGGCCGGGTGCGCGCGAAGGGCATCACGGACAACGTGGCGGAGCTCCTATCCGCCAAGCTAAGTCGCCTCCCTGCGAACACCAGTGAGGCTCTGAGCCAACTCGCCTGTCTGGGGAATATCGCGCCGATATCGACGGTCGCGCTCGTTCGTGGAAGCACGCCGGACGAGGTCCACTCGCTATTGCGCCCTGCCGTGGAGGCCGGCCTCATCCGCCACGATGACGGGGCCGTCGCGTTCACGCACGATCACATTCAGGAAGCCGCCTATGCACTGATTCCGTCGGTCGACCGGGCCGCGGCACACCTGCGCATCGGCCGGGTGCTGCTGTCCCTCACGCCTCCCGCCGAGCTCGAGGAGAACATCTTCGAGGTCGTCAATCAGCTCGACCGTGGAGCGACGGCCCTGGAGTCATCGTCCGAACGTGAGCGGGTGGCGGAGCTCAATCTGCTCGCGGGTCGGCGAGCAATGACATCGAGCGCGTACGCCTCGGCGCAGGCACTGTTCATCGCAGGGATGGAGGCCCTCGGCGAGAACGGCCGCGAGAATCGACACCGATTGAGCTTGGACCTGGAGCTCTGCCTGGCCGAATGCGAGATCGTCGTCGGTGACCTGGCCAGCGCGGAGGAAAGGCTCACCCGTCTCTCGTCCGAAGCGCGGGAGCTCGTAGATCAGGCGAAGGTCGTCTGCCTCACCGTACTCCTCTACTTCTCGACGGGGAGGAGTCTGCGCGCAGCCGAAGTGGCGCTCGGGTTCCTCCCGCGCGTCGGCATCAACTGGCCGATGCGGCCCAGCGAAGCAAAGGTTCGCCGTGAGTATCAGCGGTTGCGGTGCAACCTTGCCGCGCGTTCGCTGGAGTCGCTCCGTGAGCTGCCCCCCATGTCCGACCCCATCAGCCTGATCGCGATGACGGTGTTGATGGAGCTCTTCCCGGCGGCTTACGCGATCGACCGATATCTCATGGAGCTCGTGCTCCTGCGCATGAGCAACCTCAGCCTGAAGCTCGGGAACTGCGAGAGCTCCGCGGTTGCATACTCGGCCCTGAACATGGCTCTCGGGTCCCATTTCGCCGACTACACCACCGCATATGGTCTCGGTCAGCTCGCCCGCGAAATGGTGGACGCGCGTGGAGCGGATCGGTTCAGGGGACGAGTCTACTCGCTCTTCGCCGCGTTCACCCTCCCTTGGAGCGAGCACCTCCCACGCTGTCAGCCGCTGATGAAACACGCCTTCGAGGTCGCCAGCTCGAGGGGGGACGCAGCTTTCGCTGCCTACGACGCCAGGAATTCGGTCACCCACCTCCTGGCCTGCGGGGTTCCGCTCACCCAGGTGCAACGGGAGGCCGAGCAGGCGATCGAATTCGCCCGGAAGATCCAGCTCGGCATGGAGACGGAGCGGTTCTTCAGCCAGCTCGAGCTCGTGAAGCGGCTGCGAGGGCTGTCGGGCGTGGATCGTCCCGAGGACGAGGAATGGGCGCGGCAGGACGTGGAGGGGGCGCCCGGTGTTGCCATGATGGTGTGCTACTTCTGGGTCTTCCGCCTGCAGGCCCGGCTTCTCGCCGGAGATATCCGCGCTGCCCTGGAAGCTGACGCGAGGGTGGCTCCGATCCGCTGGGCGATGCGCTCGTCCATCGAGGAGGCGGAGTACGACTTCTACGCGGCGCTGACCAGGGCCGCCGCCGCGGACAACGCGATCGGCAAAGACCGCGGGGATCACCTGGGGGCCCTCCGGAACCACCACGAGCGGATCGCCGCGTGGGCCGAGAGCTGTCCCGAGAATTTCGCCAGCCGCAAGGCACTGCTGTCAGCTGAGATCGCCCGGTTGGAAGGCGGCGAGGCCGAGGCCCGCTCCTGGTACGACGCCGCCATCCAGCTGGCGCGGAAGCAGGGATTCGTACAGAACGAGGCGCTCGCGAACGAGCTCGCGGGGCGGTTCCACGAGGCACTGGGACTCACGACGATCGCCGACGCGTATCTGCGGAACGCTCGCGACTGCTTCGAGCGGTGGGGAGCGCTCGCCAAAGTACGGCAGCTCGACGAACGATACCCCCACCTGCGCGCCCGGACGTTGCCGGGCCCACTCCGGGCCACGATCGACAAGTCTGTGGCTCAGCTCGACATCGAGGTCGTGGACAGGGCCTCGCAAACCCTCTCCAGCGAGATGGTCCTGCCGAGCCTGCTCGAGAAGCTCATGCGCCTGACAGTCGAGCACGCGGGGGCCGAGCGGGGCCTGCTCGTCCTCCTGCGCGGAGGCGAGCTCCACGTCGAGGCAGAAGCGAAGACAGCCGGCGGGAGTGTCGAGGTAACCGTGCAGGGGATTGGCGTCACTCCGGTCGATCTTCCGCAGTCGGTGCTGCAATACGTGCGGCGAACGGGGGAGCGGGTGGTGCTGGACGATGCCTCCGCCGGCGGCCTCGATCCCGACGACGAGTACGTGCGGCACAACCGTCCGAGATCCGTGCTGTGCCTCCCGATCTTCAAAGAGACGAAGGTGATCGGCGCGCTGTACCTGGAGAACAACCTGACCCCGTCCGCCTTCACCTCTGAGCGGGTGGCGGTGCTGGATTTCCTTGCTTCACAGTCGGCGATCTGGCTGGAGAACGCGCGCCTGTATTCCGAGCTGCGACGCAGCGAGGCATTGCTGAGGGAGGCGCAACACCTCAGCTCGACCGGCAGCTGGTTCTGGCGCGCGGACCAGGACGTGCTCGACTTCTCGGAACAGGCCTGTCGGATCTATGAGCTGAAACCGGGGGAGACGGTGACTGTGGACCTGATCGAGGACCGGACCCATCCGGAGGATCTATCCATTCTGCGGGAACTGTTCGCCGCCGCACGCGGCCCCGCTACCGACCTGGATGGCCATTACCGCGCCCAGATGCCGGATGGCGCCGTCAAGCATCTGCACCTCGTCGCGCACGGAAGCTACGGCGCGAGCGGTGAGCTCGAGTACACCGGCGCGATCCAGGACGTGACGCGGCGGCAGCTCGCCGAGGAAGCTCTCACCGAGGCTCGATCCGAGCTCGCCCACGTTGCCCGCGCTACGACGCTGGGAACCCTGACCGCCTCCATCGCCCACGAAGTCAGTCAGCCTCTGTCCGGCATCATCACCAACTCCAGCACCTGCCTTCGGATGCTGGACGCCAACCCTCCCAATGTGGAGGGTGCGAAGGAAACGGTGCGGCGCACGATCCGCGACGGCCACCGGGCCTCGGACGTGATCAACCGGCTGCGCGCACTATTCGGCAACAAGGGTTACGTCTACGAACCGGTCGACCTGAACGACGCGGCCCGAGAAGTGATCGCACTCACGCGGAACGAGCTCCAGAGCGGCAGGGTCGCTGTCCGGGCCGATCTCGCGGCCGACCTCCCCTCCGTTATGGGCGATCGCGTCCAGCTCCAGCAGGTGGTGCTGAACCTCTTGCTGAACGCGTCGGAGGCGATGAGCGACGTCGATCCGCATTCGAGGCAGGTGGTGATCCGCACCGAATGCGAGGAGGGGGACCGAGTGCGGCTGAGCGTGCAGGATACGGGGATGGGTCTCGATCTGGAGAGCTTGGACAGCCTGTTCGAACCGTTCTACTCCACGAAGGCCAACGGCATGGGGATGGGCCTGTCGGTCAGCCGCTCGATCGTGGAGACCCATGGCGGCCGGCTGTGGGCGGCTCCCAATTCAGGCTCGGGGGCGACGTTTTCATTCTCTCTTCCCCGTGCTTCGGAGAATGTGCGGCAGTCCACTGCCCCTCGAGTCACGCGCAAGAACGCTCCGACACCCCCACAGGGTTGA
- a CDS encoding response regulator has product MISTRQFVAVVDDDESVRESLPDLLRELGYDARAFSAAEEFLASEYLDRTHCLILDIAMPGMTGPELQLELTRRRQDIPIIFITAYIDEAVRQGVLQRGAVGCLFKPFSEADLLEALNTALPPA; this is encoded by the coding sequence GTGATATCGACGCGACAGTTCGTAGCCGTCGTGGACGACGACGAGTCGGTGCGCGAATCGCTACCCGACCTGCTGAGAGAGCTCGGTTACGACGCCCGCGCCTTCTCCGCGGCCGAGGAGTTCCTCGCCTCGGAGTATCTGGACCGCACGCACTGCCTCATCCTCGACATCGCCATGCCGGGCATGACCGGACCGGAGCTCCAGCTGGAGCTGACACGACGCAGGCAGGACATTCCGATCATCTTCATCACCGCCTACATCGACGAAGCCGTTCGCCAGGGCGTGCTCCAACGGGGCGCGGTGGGCTGCCTGTTCAAACCATTCAGCGAGGCCGATCTGCTCGAAGCGCTCAACACCGCGTTACCACCGGCCTGA